The Halosimplex litoreum genome has a window encoding:
- a CDS encoding class I SAM-dependent methyltransferase, which yields MKGQEWYQQETVVESYEDKRFSRGGGRLTDRLEKKAVGEALAPVADRKILEIACGTGRFSVMLAQQGADVVGLDISAPMLGEGRRKARQAGVDDHLEFLRGDAARLPFPDDHFDSVFAIRFFHLVDEPKRYLRELARVSSDQVVFETYNRFSGRSLYNWALPMGSRLYSRREVDGMLAAADLRLTDETHEFVVPFGLYRKLPGGVAKAFRTVEEGLDRTPLGDSLASISYWSATVE from the coding sequence GTGAAGGGTCAGGAGTGGTACCAGCAGGAAACTGTCGTCGAGTCCTACGAGGACAAACGGTTCTCCCGTGGTGGGGGTCGGCTCACCGACCGACTGGAGAAGAAAGCGGTCGGTGAGGCGCTCGCGCCCGTCGCGGACCGGAAGATCCTCGAGATCGCCTGCGGCACCGGCCGCTTTTCGGTGATGCTCGCTCAGCAGGGCGCGGACGTGGTCGGGCTGGATATCTCGGCCCCGATGCTCGGCGAAGGCCGGCGGAAGGCCCGCCAGGCCGGCGTCGACGACCATCTGGAGTTCCTGCGCGGGGACGCGGCCCGCCTGCCGTTCCCCGACGATCACTTCGACTCCGTGTTCGCCATCCGGTTTTTCCACCTCGTGGACGAGCCAAAGCGGTACCTCCGCGAGCTCGCCCGGGTCTCCAGCGATCAGGTCGTCTTCGAGACGTACAACCGGTTCTCCGGTCGCTCGCTGTACAACTGGGCGCTCCCGATGGGGTCGCGGCTGTACTCCCGGCGCGAGGTCGACGGCATGCTCGCGGCCGCCGACCTGCGGCTGACCGACGAGACCCACGAGTTCGTCGTCCCCTTCGGCCTCTACCGGAAACTTCCGGGCGGCGTCGCGAAGGCGTTCCGCACGGTCGAGGAGGGGCTCGACCGCACGCCGCTGGGCGACAGCCTCGCCTCGATCTCCTACTGGTCGGCCACCGTCGAGTGA